A genome region from Babesia bigemina genome assembly Bbig001, chromosome : I includes the following:
- a CDS encoding mitochondrial import inner membrane protein, putative — MDDYLKVGTIQPNLDILQRPGSVGAQRSQYLAPNFSDKQLYLSGYGRHWGEKITYSVGLAYGSGMLLGGSFGLIKGIAKGGATKKLFINSLLNLCGTYGPGLGNRTACVTLLYCVINSSIKLTRTSEEYDQYVAPVAGFAAGALYKCKGRWPAFARYSLGSAAAFTAIDYALRNSYI; from the exons ATGGACGACTATCTTAAAGTAGGAACCATACAGCCGAACCTGGATATCCTCCAGCGGCCGGGCTCCGTCGGAGCGCAGAGGTCACAGTACCTTGCTCCCAACTTCAGCGACAAGCAGCTCTATCTCAGCGGCTATGGGCGCCACTGGGGGGAGAAAATAACGTACTCCGTTGGACTAGCATACGGTTCGG GCATGCTCCTGGGCGGCTCGTTCGGACTAATCAAGGGTATAGCTAAGGGCGGAGCGACCAAGAAACTGTTTATCAACTCGCTGCTAAACCTGTGTGGAACCTATGGACCGGGGCTGGGCAACCGCACGGCGTGTGTCACGTTGCTCTATTGCGTGATCAACAGCTCCATCAAGCTCACGCGTACTTCCGAAGAATACGACCAGTACGTCGCTCCTGTGGCAGGTTTTGCCGCTGGCGCGTTGTACAAGTGCAAGGGAAGGTGGCCAGCGTTCGCCAGGTACTCCCTGGGGTCAGCAGCGGCGTTCACGGCGATCGACTATGCGCTGAGGAATTCATACATCTGA
- a CDS encoding ubiquitin-conjugating enzyme, putative, with the protein MNRQDLRLQKELQDIQSNPEGSVDAHTVDGDIYTWKGYIKGPIQTPYEGGHFMLAIKIPQDYPYSPPKIHFETKIWHPNISSETGAICLDILKNEWSPALTIRTALLSIQALMSAPEPDDPQDAEVASMYRRNYEEFARTAKLWTVNFANNRGDTREGKVDRLLEMGIDRETAIKALADNRWDVTVAINRIIDGS; encoded by the exons ATGAACCGGCAAGATCTGAGACTCCAGAAGGAGTTGCAGGATATTCAAAGCAATCCTGAGGGCTCCGTCGACGCCCACACCGTGGACGGCGACATCTACACCTGGAAGGGGTACATCAAAGGCCCGATACAGACTCCTTACGAGGGAGGGCACTTCATGCTGGCCATCAAAATCCCGCAGGACTACCCCTACAGCCCTCCGAAG ATACACTTCGAGACCAAAATATGGCACCCCAACATCAGCAGTGAAACTGGCGCTATTTGCCTCGACATACTGAAGAACGAGTGGAGCCCCGCGCTTACGATAAGGACAGCGCTTCTTTCCATCCAGGCGCTGATGTCGGCTCCAGAGCCAGACGACCCTCAGGACGCCGAGGTCGCATCAATGTACCGGCGTAACTACGAGGAGTTTGCACGCACGGCAAA GCTGTGGACGGTAAATTTCGCGAACAACCGCGGCGATACCCGCGAAGGCAAGGTGGACAGGCTGCTGGAGATGGGGATCGACCGTGAGACCGCAATCAAGGCGCTGGCAGACAACAGATGGGACGTCACggtggccatcaaccgtATCATTGACGGCAGTTGA